In the Lebetimonas natsushimae genome, one interval contains:
- a CDS encoding TIGR02757 family protein: protein MINIKRKLDKLIKNNIYEINEEKLDPVMIAQKYNDEYIALIAALFAYGNVKAILKFLNSIDYSFFKTGKIPKNLYYRFQTKEDVKEFFKTLYLMKKEFSLNELFLKGYKKENNVIDGLREIIKTIYKINPYNSKGYEFIIGKIPPHKTKGVSPYKRWNMFLRWMVRDTEPDLGIWRGVKKSDLIIPLDTHTHKVSLKLGLLKRKSYDLQSAIELTQNLKKFDPTDPLKYDFALYRIGQFKLNL, encoded by the coding sequence TTGATTAATATTAAACGAAAACTTGATAAATTAATTAAAAACAATATATACGAAATAAATGAAGAAAAATTAGATCCCGTTATGATAGCCCAAAAATATAATGATGAATATATTGCATTGATTGCCGCCCTTTTTGCTTACGGAAATGTAAAAGCAATTTTAAAATTTTTAAATTCAATTGATTATAGTTTTTTTAAAACAGGAAAAATTCCGAAAAATTTATATTACAGATTCCAGACAAAAGAAGATGTTAAAGAATTTTTTAAAACGTTATATCTAATGAAAAAAGAGTTTTCTTTAAATGAACTGTTTTTAAAAGGATATAAAAAAGAAAACAATGTAATTGACGGATTAAGAGAAATAATAAAAACAATTTATAAAATAAATCCATATAATTCAAAAGGTTATGAATTTATAATAGGCAAAATCCCCCCTCATAAAACAAAAGGAGTGAGCCCTTATAAAAGATGGAATATGTTTTTAAGATGGATGGTAAGAGACACTGAACCGGATCTGGGAATATGGAGAGGGGTCAAAAAAAGTGATTTGATAATTCCGCTTGATACCCACACTCACAAAGTTTCTCTAAAATTAGGCCTCCTTAAAAGAAAAAGCTATGATTTGCAAAGCGCAATAGAACTTACTCAAAATTTAAAAAAATTTGATCCTACTGATCCACTTAAATATGACTTTGCACTTTACAGAATTGGACAATTTAAATTAAATTTGTAA